Proteins encoded within one genomic window of Zestosphaera sp.:
- a CDS encoding CoA-binding protein translates to MDAGLDFFFFPESVAVVGASRTPGKVGYELLRNLLEFYKGRIYPVNPAATEVLGLKSYPSVRAIPDKVDVAVISVPAEVVPEAAADAGEAGVKGLIVISGGFKEVGSEGVERERRLTEVVKRYGMRLIGPNCVGVYVPRSGMNTLFLPRTRQGFPPHGHIAFVSQSGAFGSAVLDWAAMRGLGMSKFISYGNKADVDDDDLLEYLRGDPDTRVVTMYVEGVEDGVSFFKALKETTPIKPVVVLKSGRSEAGARAASSHTGALAGQDKVYDAAFKQSGVIRAYGMEELFDMALALSLQPPSYGPRVVVLTAGGGSGVMATDALSDLGLQVPRLSDKTVEKLRRVLLPIASPYNPVDVTGSARDEHFIEAAEILMLSGEADAIMWLPYYIIPGITDKLNEVFVRMVNKINDTLPRPIPVVGVATGGAFTTKYSVEAESMGVPMYLSPERAALAIKALADYGRWLRVTGSYEDYVERFKRLRS, encoded by the coding sequence GTGGACGCTGGGCTAGACTTCTTCTTCTTTCCTGAGAGCGTTGCGGTAGTTGGCGCGTCGAGAACCCCGGGTAAGGTGGGGTATGAGTTACTGAGGAACTTGCTGGAGTTCTATAAGGGGAGGATATACCCAGTCAACCCGGCAGCTACTGAGGTACTCGGCCTCAAGTCCTACCCGTCTGTCAGAGCGATACCTGATAAAGTCGATGTGGCAGTCATCTCAGTTCCTGCTGAGGTGGTTCCTGAGGCGGCCGCCGACGCCGGGGAGGCAGGGGTCAAGGGATTGATAGTGATCTCAGGGGGATTTAAGGAGGTCGGGTCTGAGGGGGTTGAGAGGGAGAGGAGGCTGACTGAGGTTGTAAAGCGGTATGGGATGAGGCTTATAGGGCCTAACTGCGTTGGCGTCTACGTCCCTAGGTCGGGGATGAACACGCTCTTCCTACCGAGGACCAGGCAGGGCTTCCCCCCACACGGTCACATAGCGTTCGTGTCCCAATCAGGGGCGTTCGGCTCCGCCGTCCTTGACTGGGCCGCCATGAGGGGGTTGGGTATGAGTAAGTTCATAAGCTATGGTAATAAGGCGGACGTGGACGATGACGACCTCCTGGAATACTTGCGAGGGGATCCTGACACGAGAGTGGTGACCATGTACGTTGAAGGGGTTGAGGACGGCGTGTCCTTCTTTAAAGCGTTGAAGGAGACAACCCCCATCAAGCCCGTCGTGGTGCTTAAGTCAGGAAGGTCGGAGGCCGGCGCTAGGGCAGCATCCTCCCACACAGGAGCGTTAGCCGGGCAGGATAAAGTCTACGACGCTGCCTTCAAGCAGTCTGGCGTGATTAGGGCTTACGGCATGGAGGAGCTCTTCGACATGGCCCTAGCCCTGTCCCTACAGCCCCCCTCCTACGGCCCCAGAGTGGTGGTCCTCACAGCCGGCGGCGGGTCGGGCGTCATGGCCACCGACGCACTCTCAGACCTCGGACTCCAAGTACCGAGGCTCAGCGACAAAACTGTGGAGAAGTTGAGGAGGGTTCTACTGCCGATAGCCTCACCCTACAACCCCGTCGACGTCACCGGATCTGCTAGGGATGAGCACTTCATTGAGGCTGCTGAGATATTGATGCTCTCCGGGGAGGCGGACGCGATCATGTGGCTGCCGTACTACATAATACCCGGAATCACCGATAAGTTGAATGAGGTCTTCGTCAGGATGGTTAACAAGATCAACGACACATTACCGCGTCCAATACCGGTGGTCGGGGTTGCAACAGGCGGTGCCTTCACGACGAAGTACTCGGTGGAGGCGGAGTCCATGGGCGTGCCCATGTACCTCTCCCCTGAGAGAGCGGCTCTAGCCATTAAGGCCCTGGCCGACTACGGAAGGTGGTTGAGAGTGACGGGTTCCTACGAAGACTACGTGGAGAGGTTTAAGAGGCTCAGAAGCTGA